The following proteins are encoded in a genomic region of Syntrophotaleaceae bacterium:
- a CDS encoding HsdR family type I site-specific deoxyribonuclease — MVDRIDLDTQITATFNAADIPNMIGAATRQELQSLLAADTRKIIITTIHKFGEADGRLNERSNIIVMVDEAHRTQEGDLGRKMRDALPNAFLFGLTGTPINKRDRNTFWAFGADEDEQGYMSRYSFQDSIRDKATLPLHFEAVDVKLHINKDAIDEAYSQMTDELSELDRDDLAKRAAKMAVLIKAPARVNAICQHIVKHFQEKVEPNGFKAQVVTFDRECCVLYKKAMDELVGPEASAIVMHTQGGKSDDYAEWKLAKDEEEKLLDRFRDPNDPLKFLIVTSKLLTGFDAPILQVMYLDKPMKDHNLLQAICRTNRVYPGKTHGLIVDYLGIFDDVATALDFDEKAVQRVITNLDDLKKELPGVVAKSLSFFPSVDRTVGGYEGLIAAQDCLPDNETRDKFAAEYSVLSRLWEALSPDPCLGLYEKDYKWLTQVYESVKPPSGNGKLLWHALGAKTIELVHENVHLETVRDDLDTLVMDAEVLEGLLDAKDPDKKSKEIEIKLIARLRKHKDNPKFVALGERLEKLKERHEQGLLHSLDFLKELLTLAKEVVQAEKQVDPVDEQAKAKAALTELFAEVKNGKTPMVVERIVNDIDEIVRMVRFPGWQDTKAGEREVQKALRKVIYVKYQVKDQDLFDKAYSYIKQYY, encoded by the coding sequence GTGGTGGACCGTATCGATCTGGACACCCAGATCACCGCTACCTTCAACGCCGCCGACATCCCGAACATGATCGGAGCCGCCACCCGGCAGGAGCTGCAAAGCCTGCTGGCGGCCGATACCCGCAAGATCATCATCACTACCATTCACAAGTTCGGCGAGGCGGACGGCCGCCTGAACGAGCGCTCGAACATCATCGTGATGGTGGACGAGGCGCACCGCACCCAGGAAGGCGACTTAGGCCGCAAGATGCGCGATGCGCTGCCCAACGCCTTTCTCTTTGGTCTGACCGGCACGCCGATCAACAAGCGGGACCGCAACACCTTCTGGGCCTTCGGCGCGGACGAGGATGAGCAGGGCTATATGAGCCGTTACTCGTTCCAGGATTCGATCCGGGACAAGGCCACGCTGCCGCTGCATTTCGAGGCGGTGGACGTGAAGCTGCACATCAACAAGGACGCCATCGACGAAGCCTACTCACAGATGACCGATGAGCTGAGCGAGCTGGATCGTGACGACCTGGCCAAGCGGGCCGCCAAGATGGCGGTGCTGATCAAGGCCCCGGCCCGGGTGAACGCCATCTGCCAGCACATCGTCAAGCACTTCCAGGAGAAGGTGGAGCCGAACGGCTTCAAGGCCCAGGTGGTGACCTTCGACCGGGAGTGCTGCGTTCTCTACAAGAAGGCCATGGACGAGTTGGTCGGTCCGGAGGCCAGCGCCATCGTCATGCACACCCAGGGTGGAAAGTCCGATGATTACGCGGAATGGAAGCTGGCCAAGGACGAGGAGGAAAAGCTCCTCGACCGGTTCCGCGATCCGAACGACCCGCTCAAATTCCTGATCGTCACTTCCAAGCTGCTGACCGGTTTCGATGCGCCGATTCTGCAGGTGATGTACCTCGACAAGCCGATGAAGGATCACAACCTGCTGCAGGCCATCTGCCGTACCAACCGCGTCTACCCCGGCAAGACCCACGGACTGATCGTGGATTACCTCGGCATCTTCGATGACGTGGCCACGGCCCTGGATTTCGATGAAAAGGCGGTGCAGAGGGTTATCACCAATCTGGATGACCTCAAGAAAGAGCTGCCCGGCGTGGTGGCGAAGAGCCTTTCGTTCTTCCCTAGCGTGGACCGCACCGTCGGTGGCTACGAGGGGCTGATCGCGGCGCAGGATTGCCTGCCGGATAACGAGACCCGGGACAAGTTCGCGGCGGAATACTCGGTGCTCTCCCGTCTGTGGGAGGCGCTGTCTCCCGATCCCTGTCTCGGCCTTTATGAAAAGGACTACAAGTGGCTGACCCAGGTCTATGAATCGGTGAAGCCGCCGAGCGGCAACGGCAAGCTGCTCTGGCACGCCCTGGGGGCCAAGACCATTGAACTGGTGCATGAGAACGTGCATCTGGAAACGGTGCGCGACGATCTGGACACCCTGGTGATGGACGCCGAGGTCCTCGAAGGGCTGCTCGATGCCAAGGACCCGGACAAGAAATCCAAGGAAATCGAGATCAAGCTCATCGCCCGCCTGCGCAAGCACAAGGACAACCCGAAGTTTGTCGCCCTGGGCGAGCGCCTCGAAAAGCTCAAGGAACGGCACGAACAGGGCCTGCTCCACAGCCTCGACTTCCTCAAGGAGCTGCTGACCCTGGCCAAGGAGGTCGTCCAGGCCGAGAAGCAAGTGGACCCGGTCGATGAACAGGCCAAGGCCAAAGCTGCCCTGACCGAGCTGTTCGCCGAGGTGAAGAACGGCAAGACGCCGATGGTGGTCGAACGGATTGTCAACGACATCGACGAAATCGTACGGATGGTCCGCTTCCCCGGCTGGCAGGATACCAAGGCCGGAGAGCGCGAGGTCCAGAAGGCCCTGCGCAAAGTGATTTACGTGAAGTACCAGGTCAAGGACCAGGATCTGTTCGACAAGGCGTATAGCTATATCAAACAGTATTACTAA
- a CDS encoding S8 family peptidase, whose protein sequence is MEETFPHLALQREAPVNEKRPGTYMPPKAPSDVCGHGRGLLQKLANAKEQATGDVGGFDDRRLFRFSVHKGFDPEDLRKISPEIEFVSQEDETVVIGFASNAALAQFESRLSTMARGGDVTNKQVIYALQSIDGWSSEDRKGWALRKQGLPESDEFLLDIELWPLEDNHQGRDQEWAKFEEWLTQQSIEKKDQVKQPGLTLYRILCNPAQADQLLRHRDVRSVDLPPNFGLKRSVVFQDIQNFPEIIDPGEDAPGVVVLDSGLATGHPLLGAAVGEAQSFLPGEGSHDENGHGTHVAGLALYGDFECSLRDGTFVPSLRLFSGRILDKDNENTTGFVENHIEEAVRYFTEEYNCRVFNLSFGDANKPYLGGHLRGLSMTLDTLSRELGVLFVVSAGNHRIGEDSPDGLTWRDNYPNYLLDDAWRIIEPAPALNALTVGSLARHNQSWNSQTHTHDPSEVPIAQPDQPSPFTRGGYSVDGAIKPELVAHGGNWAINTRAGDVSCQ, encoded by the coding sequence ATGGAAGAAACCTTTCCCCACCTTGCTCTGCAGCGCGAAGCGCCGGTCAACGAGAAACGACCTGGAACCTATATGCCTCCGAAGGCACCTAGTGATGTCTGCGGACACGGTCGCGGGCTGTTACAGAAGCTCGCCAATGCCAAGGAACAAGCTACTGGTGATGTGGGTGGATTTGATGATCGCAGGCTGTTCCGGTTTTCTGTGCACAAGGGATTTGACCCCGAGGATCTGCGCAAGATTTCACCGGAAATAGAATTTGTCAGTCAGGAAGACGAAACGGTCGTCATCGGTTTCGCCAGCAACGCGGCCCTCGCCCAGTTCGAGTCGCGTCTCTCGACCATGGCCCGTGGCGGCGATGTCACGAATAAGCAGGTCATTTATGCCCTGCAAAGTATCGATGGCTGGAGTTCCGAGGACCGCAAAGGTTGGGCGTTGAGGAAACAGGGTCTCCCGGAATCAGATGAATTCCTGCTGGATATCGAGCTTTGGCCATTGGAGGATAACCATCAGGGGCGTGATCAAGAATGGGCTAAGTTCGAAGAATGGCTGACGCAGCAAAGCATTGAAAAAAAGGATCAGGTCAAACAGCCCGGGTTGACGCTCTACCGGATTCTTTGTAACCCCGCTCAGGCGGACCAACTCCTCCGGCATCGTGATGTGCGTTCTGTTGACCTGCCGCCCAACTTTGGTCTGAAGCGATCCGTTGTTTTTCAGGATATACAGAACTTTCCCGAGATTATTGATCCAGGCGAGGATGCACCCGGCGTCGTTGTCCTGGATAGCGGTCTCGCGACAGGACACCCCCTGCTGGGAGCTGCCGTGGGCGAGGCGCAGAGCTTTCTGCCTGGCGAAGGATCCCATGACGAGAACGGTCACGGCACCCATGTCGCCGGTCTGGCCCTGTATGGCGATTTTGAGTGCAGCTTACGCGACGGTACCTTCGTTCCCAGCCTGCGCCTGTTCAGCGGCAGAATCCTCGACAAAGACAACGAAAACACGACCGGTTTTGTCGAGAATCACATTGAAGAGGCGGTACGCTACTTTACAGAAGAGTACAACTGCCGAGTCTTCAATCTCTCATTTGGTGATGCGAATAAACCTTATCTCGGCGGCCATCTGAGAGGGCTTTCCATGACCCTGGATACTCTTTCGCGGGAATTGGGCGTCCTGTTTGTGGTTTCGGCGGGTAACCATCGCATCGGCGAGGACTCGCCTGATGGCTTGACGTGGCGTGACAACTACCCGAATTATTTGCTGGACGATGCTTGGCGAATCATAGAGCCAGCACCGGCACTGAACGCCCTCACCGTGGGCAGCTTGGCACGGCACAACCAAAGTTGGAACAGTCAGACCCACACACACGACCCTTCAGAGGTACCGATAGCTCAACCTGATCAACCATCGCCTTTCACCCGAGGCGGCTATTCCGTTGACGGTGCCATCAAGCCGGAGCTGGTGGCGCATGGTGGCAATTGGGCCATCAATACGCGGGCGGGTGACGTGTCCTGTCAATAG
- a CDS encoding IS3 family transposase (programmed frameshift) — translation MKRQQRYTPEFRTEAVKMVTEQGLSQPEAAKRLSIPKGTLANWVAESRAANLSIAPGALSADELAKENSRLRKELAEARMERDILKKANGVLCQGVAARYAFMKQWRLHFPVTIMCRVFDVSRSGFYAWLTREPSQRAQEDERLKVAIKAAHKRTRESYSSRRLQPELAAEGFIAGRDRIARLRRELGIRCRQRRKFKATTNSKHNLPVAENLLEQTFTPSAPNEVWVSDITYIPTGEGWLYLAGIKDVFTCEIVGYAMAERMTQELTSRALFRAAQQKRPTAGLIHHSDRGSQYCSHDYQNLLVQFGMRPSMSRKGNCYDNAPMESFWGTLKNELVHHCRYATRAEAEASIREYIEIFYNRQRRHSRLGYLAPAVFLQNFNLQTAAA, via the exons ATGAAAAGACAGCAACGGTATACGCCTGAGTTTCGCACTGAGGCGGTGAAAATGGTAACGGAACAGGGTCTATCGCAGCCGGAAGCAGCCAAACGGCTTTCGATACCCAAGGGCACACTGGCGAACTGGGTAGCGGAATCCAGGGCAGCCAACCTTTCAATAGCGCCTGGGGCGCTTTCTGCCGATGAACTGGCGAAAGAAAATTCCCGGTTGCGCAAGGAGCTTGCCGAGGCCCGCATGGAGCGTGACATCTTAAAAAAGGCGA ACGGCGTACTTTGCCAGGGAGTCGCTGCCCGGTACGCGTTCATGAAGCAATGGCGACTCCACTTTCCCGTTACGATCATGTGTCGGGTTTTCGATGTGTCCCGCAGCGGCTTTTACGCCTGGCTGACACGAGAACCGTCCCAACGTGCGCAAGAAGATGAACGCCTCAAGGTTGCTATCAAGGCCGCCCACAAGCGTACTCGCGAGAGTTACAGCTCGCGGCGATTACAGCCGGAGCTGGCGGCTGAAGGTTTTATCGCCGGACGGGATCGCATTGCCCGGTTACGCCGGGAATTGGGCATAAGGTGTCGACAGAGGCGCAAATTCAAGGCGACAACGAATTCAAAACACAACCTGCCGGTGGCGGAAAACCTGCTGGAACAAACCTTTACCCCCAGCGCGCCGAATGAGGTCTGGGTTTCAGACATTACCTACATCCCTACTGGCGAGGGCTGGCTCTACCTGGCAGGGATTAAGGACGTATTCACCTGCGAAATCGTCGGCTACGCCATGGCGGAGCGCATGACGCAGGAGCTGACCAGTCGGGCGCTATTCCGGGCGGCGCAACAGAAACGGCCCACGGCCGGGCTGATCCACCATTCGGACCGTGGCAGCCAGTATTGCTCCCACGACTACCAAAATCTCCTTGTGCAGTTTGGTATGAGGCCGTCGATGTCACGCAAGGGCAATTGCTATGACAATGCACCGATGGAGAGCTTCTGGGGAACCCTCAAGAATGAACTGGTGCATCATTGCCGCTACGCGACCAGGGCCGAGGCTGAAGCCTCTATCCGGGAGTACATCGAGATATTCTACAACCGCCAACGGCGTCATTCGCGCCTTGGCTATTTGGCGCCGGCCGTGTTCTTGCAAAACTTCAACCTTCAGACAGCGGCCGCTTGA
- a CDS encoding IS3 family transposase (programmed frameshift) — MKRQQRYTPEFRTEAVKMVTEQGLSQPEAAKRLSIPKGTLANWVAESRAANLSIAPGALSADELAKENSRLRKELAEARMERDILKKANGVLCQGVAARYAFMKQWRLHFPVTIMCRVFDVSRSGFYAWLTREPSQRAQEDERLKVAIKAAHKRTRESYSSRRLQPELAAEGFIAGRDRIARLRRELGIRCRQRRKFKATTNSKHNLPVAENLLEQTFTPSAPNEVWVSDITYIPTGEGWLYLAGIKDVFTCEIVGYAMAERMTQELTSRALFRAAQQKRPTAGLIHHSDRGSQYCSHDYQNLLVQFGMRPSMSRKGNCYDNAPMESFWGTLKNELVHHCRYATRAEAEASIREYIEIFYNRQRRHSRLGYLAPAVFLQNFNLQTAAA, encoded by the exons AGCAACGGTATACGCCTGAGTTTCGCACTGAGGCGGTGAAAATGGTAACGGAACAGGGTCTATCGCAGCCGGAAGCAGCCAAACGGCTTTCGATACCCAAGGGCACACTGGCGAACTGGGTAGCGGAATCCAGGGCAGCCAACCTTTCAATAGCGCCTGGGGCGCTTTCTGCCGATGAACTGGCGAAAGAAAATTCCCGGTTGCGCAAGGAGCTTGCCGAGGCCCGCATGGAGCGTGACATCTTAAAAAAGGCGA ACGGCGTACTTTGCCAGGGAGTCGCTGCCCGGTACGCGTTCATGAAGCAATGGCGACTCCACTTTCCCGTTACGATCATGTGTCGGGTTTTCGATGTGTCCCGCAGCGGCTTTTACGCCTGGCTGACACGAGAACCGTCCCAACGTGCGCAAGAAGATGAACGCCTCAAGGTTGCTATCAAGGCCGCCCACAAGCGTACTCGCGAGAGTTACAGCTCGCGGCGATTACAGCCGGAGCTGGCGGCTGAAGGTTTTATCGCCGGACGGGATCGCATTGCCCGGTTACGCCGGGAATTGGGCATAAGGTGTCGACAGAGGCGCAAATTCAAGGCGACAACGAATTCAAAACACAACCTGCCGGTGGCGGAAAACCTGCTGGAACAAACCTTTACCCCCAGCGCGCCGAATGAGGTCTGGGTTTCAGACATTACCTACATCCCTACTGGCGAGGGCTGGCTCTACCTGGCAGGGATTAAGGACGTATTCACCTGCGAAATCGTCGGCTACGCCATGGCGGAGCGCATGACGCAGGAGCTGACCAGTCGGGCGCTATTCCGGGCGGCGCAACAGAAACGGCCCACGGCCGGGCTGATCCACCATTCGGACCGTGGCAGCCAGTATTGCTCCCACGACTACCAAAATCTCCTTGTGCAGTTTGGTATGAGGCCGTCGATGTCACGCAAGGGCAATTGCTATGACAATGCACCGATGGAGAGCTTCTGGGGAACCCTCAAGAATGAACTGGTGCATCATTGCCGCTACGCGACCAGGGCCGAGGCTGAAGCCTCTATCCGGGAGTACATCGAGATATTCTACAACCGCCAACGGCGTCATTCGCGCCTTGGCTATTTGGCGCCGGCCGTGTTCTTGCAAAACTTCAACCTTCAGACAGCGGCCGCTTGA